In Nonomuraea muscovyensis, one genomic interval encodes:
- the lipA gene encoding lipoyl synthase — MTVAPEGRKLLRLEVRNAETPIERKPPWIKTKLKTGPEYTELKSLVRREGLHTVCEEAGCPNIYECWEDREATFLIGGDQCTRRCDFCQIDTGKPKEYDKDEPRRVAESVQQMGLRYATVTGVARDDLPDGGAWLYAETARQIHSLLPGCGVELLVPDFNGNREQLEEVFSAKPEVFAHNVETVPRIFKRIRPAFRYERSLGVITTAREAGLVTKSNLILGMGETREEVVAAMRDLHAAGTDLLTITQYLRPTPRHHPVERWVKPEEFVELQAEAEAIGFAGVLSGPLVRSSYRAGRLYQQAIAARQSS, encoded by the coding sequence GTGACCGTTGCTCCTGAAGGCCGAAAGCTCCTCCGCCTGGAGGTGCGCAACGCCGAAACCCCCATCGAGCGCAAGCCCCCGTGGATCAAGACCAAGCTGAAGACGGGCCCCGAATACACCGAGCTCAAATCGCTCGTGCGCCGGGAGGGCCTGCACACGGTCTGCGAAGAGGCGGGCTGCCCCAACATCTACGAGTGCTGGGAGGACCGCGAGGCGACGTTCCTCATCGGCGGTGACCAGTGCACGCGGCGCTGCGACTTCTGCCAGATCGACACGGGCAAGCCCAAGGAGTACGACAAGGACGAGCCGCGCCGGGTCGCCGAGTCGGTCCAGCAGATGGGCCTGCGCTACGCGACGGTGACCGGTGTCGCCCGTGACGACCTGCCCGACGGCGGCGCCTGGCTCTACGCCGAGACCGCGCGGCAGATCCACTCCCTGCTGCCCGGCTGCGGCGTCGAGCTGCTCGTGCCCGACTTCAACGGCAACCGCGAGCAGCTGGAGGAGGTCTTCTCCGCCAAGCCCGAGGTGTTCGCGCACAACGTCGAGACGGTGCCGCGCATCTTCAAGCGCATCCGGCCGGCGTTCCGCTACGAGCGCTCCCTGGGCGTGATCACGACGGCCCGCGAGGCCGGCCTGGTCACCAAGTCCAACCTCATCCTCGGCATGGGCGAGACCCGGGAGGAGGTCGTGGCGGCGATGCGCGACCTGCACGCCGCCGGCACCGACCTGCTCACGATCACCCAGTACCTCCGTCCCACTCCGCGGCACCACCCGGTCGAGCGGTGGGTCAAGCCCGAGGAGTTCGTGGAGCTCCAGGCGGAGGCCGAGGCGATCGGCTTCGCCGGGGTGCTGTCCGGGCCGCTGGTCCGCTCGTCCTACCGGGCGGGCAGGCTCTACCAGCAGGCCATCGCCGCGCGCCAGAGCAGCTGA
- the lipB gene encoding lipoyl(octanoyl) transferase LipB gives MRPKHGVDPHALAIVRLGVDVPYEQAWALQRQVHGRRVAGELTDTVLMLEHAPVYTAGRRTAAHERPADGTPVIDVDRGGRVTWHGPGQLVAYPIVAVGDVTTYVCRVEEAMIQICADFGVSARRVPGRAGVWAVGDAALGLPDRLLGAVGIRVARGVTMHGFALNCANDPRWFSRIVPCGIPGVGVSTLSAETGRRIVVEEVLPIAEKRLAEALGLRAFDLHEEDLLRGHQGPGPGGEDLPRGR, from the coding sequence ATGCGCCCCAAGCACGGGGTCGATCCCCACGCGCTCGCCATCGTCCGCCTTGGTGTCGACGTCCCCTACGAGCAGGCTTGGGCGCTTCAGCGCCAGGTGCACGGCCGGCGGGTCGCCGGTGAGCTGACCGACACCGTCCTCATGCTGGAGCACGCGCCGGTCTACACCGCGGGCCGACGCACAGCGGCCCACGAGCGGCCGGCCGACGGCACGCCCGTGATCGACGTCGACCGGGGCGGCCGCGTCACCTGGCACGGTCCCGGGCAGCTCGTCGCCTACCCGATCGTGGCGGTCGGCGACGTCACCACGTACGTGTGCCGCGTCGAGGAGGCGATGATCCAGATCTGTGCCGACTTCGGCGTCTCGGCGCGGCGCGTGCCGGGGCGGGCGGGGGTGTGGGCCGTGGGCGACGCCGCTCTCGGGCTGCCCGACCGGCTGCTGGGCGCGGTGGGCATCCGGGTCGCGCGCGGGGTCACCATGCACGGGTTCGCGCTCAACTGCGCCAACGACCCGCGCTGGTTCAGCCGGATCGTGCCGTGCGGCATCCCCGGCGTGGGCGTCTCCACGCTGTCGGCGGAGACCGGCCGGCGGATCGTGGTCGAGGAGGTCCTGCCGATCGCCGAGAAGCGACTGGCGGAGGCGCTCGGCCTACGGGCGTTCGACCTGCACGAGGAGGACCTGCTGCGCGGCCACCAGGGCCCCGGCCCAGGCGGGGAGGACCTGCCGCGCGGCCGCTGA
- a CDS encoding TetR/AcrR family transcriptional regulator, producing the protein MRQIKQPAYHHGNLRRAIMDAALDAITESGPAGWSLRELARRAGVSHAAPAHHFGDKTGLLTAVAIEGFERFADTLEQAAGDVLEVGVAYVRFAIGHRPYFEVMFRPELYRVDDPGLESPRERAARVLVTSTGRLSRDPAEDRLTTIAAWSLAHGFAGLWLSGALPEAADGDPEAIARSMIRLFVGRREPGTA; encoded by the coding sequence ATGAGGCAGATCAAGCAACCGGCCTACCACCACGGCAATCTGCGGCGCGCCATCATGGACGCCGCCCTCGACGCCATCACCGAATCCGGCCCGGCCGGATGGAGCCTGCGCGAGCTGGCCCGGCGCGCGGGCGTCTCGCACGCGGCCCCCGCCCACCACTTCGGCGACAAGACGGGGCTGCTGACGGCCGTGGCCATCGAGGGGTTCGAGAGGTTCGCCGACACCCTGGAGCAGGCGGCCGGAGACGTGCTGGAGGTCGGGGTCGCTTATGTCCGCTTCGCCATCGGCCACCGGCCCTACTTCGAGGTGATGTTCCGGCCGGAGCTGTATCGCGTGGACGACCCCGGCCTGGAGAGCCCTCGTGAGCGCGCGGCCCGCGTCCTCGTCACCAGCACCGGCAGACTGTCCCGGGACCCGGCCGAAGATCGCCTGACCACCATCGCCGCGTGGTCGCTGGCCCACGGCTTCGCCGGCCTCTGGCTGAGCGGCGCCCTGCCCGAAGCCGCCGACGGCGACCCGGAAGCCATCGCCCGCTCGATGATCCGGCTCTTCGTCGGGCGGCGCGAGCCCGGCACCGCCTGA
- a CDS encoding Type 1 glutamine amidotransferase-like domain-containing protein, translated as MTRSGQSHILAIGGGSFRQTERFGFFEASPLLRYALDLTGQDRPKLGLLATATGDDSDWLLKMYGAFAGWDVEVSHLTVFPMPNVADPRAWLLEQDVIYVSGGSVANLMALWRLHGLDEALEEAWRSGVVLSGQSAGALCWHVGGNTDSFGPELRVWADGMALLPYSCGVHYDSEPQRRPLLQQSVSSGELPGGYAADEGVALHYVGTEFIQAVAVKSGSYAYRLEHDGTGGVKEFRIEPRLLTS; from the coding sequence ATGACGAGGTCCGGGCAGTCGCACATCCTTGCCATCGGCGGCGGTTCGTTCCGCCAGACCGAACGCTTCGGCTTCTTCGAGGCGAGCCCGCTGCTGCGTTACGCCCTCGACCTGACCGGCCAGGACCGGCCCAAACTGGGCCTGCTCGCCACGGCCACCGGTGACGACTCCGACTGGCTGCTCAAGATGTACGGGGCGTTCGCCGGGTGGGACGTCGAGGTGAGCCACCTGACCGTCTTCCCGATGCCCAACGTCGCCGACCCGCGGGCCTGGCTGCTGGAGCAGGACGTGATCTACGTCTCCGGCGGCAGCGTGGCCAACCTCATGGCGCTGTGGCGGCTGCACGGCCTGGACGAGGCGCTTGAGGAGGCGTGGCGGTCCGGGGTGGTGCTGTCCGGGCAGAGTGCCGGCGCGCTGTGCTGGCACGTCGGCGGCAACACCGACTCCTTCGGTCCCGAGCTGCGGGTGTGGGCCGACGGGATGGCGCTGCTGCCCTACTCGTGCGGCGTGCACTACGACTCCGAACCACAGCGCCGGCCGCTGCTGCAGCAGTCGGTGTCCAGCGGCGAACTGCCCGGCGGCTACGCCGCCGACGAGGGCGTCGCCCTGCACTACGTGGGCACCGAGTTCATCCAGGCGGTGGCGGTCAAGTCCGGCTCGTACGCCTATCGGCTGGAGCACGACGGGACCGGCGGCGTCAAGGAGTTCAGGATCGAACCTCGGTTGCTGACCTCCTGA
- a CDS encoding GntR family transcriptional regulator: MLLALDLNDARPLHEQVAASIRRAIAEGSYTPGDRLPPARDLAQALGINANTVLRALRDLRDEGLLEFRRGRGVSVAGRADGRALLVARARELLEEARRHGYGRDDLIAMLKELS; encoded by the coding sequence ATGTTGCTCGCACTCGACCTGAACGACGCCCGGCCCCTGCATGAGCAGGTGGCCGCCTCGATCCGCAGGGCCATCGCCGAGGGCTCCTACACTCCCGGCGACCGGCTGCCGCCCGCGCGTGACCTCGCGCAGGCGCTCGGCATCAACGCCAACACCGTGCTGCGCGCGTTGCGCGACCTGCGCGACGAGGGGCTGCTGGAATTCCGGCGGGGCCGCGGCGTGAGCGTCGCCGGGCGGGCCGACGGGCGCGCGCTGCTGGTGGCGCGGGCGCGCGAGCTGCTGGAGGAGGCCAGGAGACACGGCTACGGCCGCGACGACCTCATCGCGATGTTGAAGGAGCTGTCATGA
- a CDS encoding leucyl aminopeptidase, with protein MTTVRLNSADPVSFDADALIVGFRSGPDGPRPATGAEALDTAFGGKLAASLAAMGFTAKPGEVAKVPAFGAITAPLLVAVGLGETSDTEGLRRAAGAAVRSLDGTTRAALALPADSAADAEAVALGALLGAYSFSRYRTGGDRKDPVAELTVLSPLPSGDAGQAAERATVLSESVALVRDLVNTPPSDLWPARFAEIAEQTGGEAGLSVEVLDDKRLKDGGYGGLVGVGQGSVNPPRLVRLSYTHPDATKTLAFVGKGITFDSGGLSLKPSASMDWMKSDMGGAGAVFGALVGIARLGLPVNVVGYLCLAENLPSGTAQRPSDVIHSYSGKTVEVLDTDAEGRLVLMDGIARAAEDGPDLIVDVATLTGAQIVALGWRTAGVMANDDAIRELVVDVATQAGEGAWGMPLPEELRKGLDSPIADIANLQPERWGSMLAAGIFLKEFVPDGVRWAHIDMAGPAFNKSEPHGYTPKGGTGAITRTLIGLAERHASI; from the coding sequence GTGACCACTGTGCGGCTGAACTCAGCAGATCCCGTCTCCTTCGACGCCGACGCATTGATCGTCGGGTTCCGATCCGGCCCCGACGGCCCCCGGCCCGCCACGGGCGCCGAGGCGCTCGACACGGCCTTCGGCGGCAAGCTCGCCGCCTCCCTCGCCGCCATGGGATTCACCGCCAAGCCGGGTGAGGTCGCCAAGGTCCCGGCGTTCGGCGCCATCACCGCTCCGCTGCTGGTCGCGGTGGGTCTGGGTGAGACCTCCGACACCGAGGGCCTGCGCCGCGCGGCGGGCGCCGCCGTGCGCTCCCTCGACGGCACCACCCGCGCCGCCCTCGCCCTGCCCGCCGACTCGGCGGCCGACGCCGAGGCCGTCGCGCTCGGCGCGCTGCTGGGCGCCTACTCCTTCTCCCGCTACCGCACCGGCGGCGACCGCAAGGACCCCGTCGCCGAGCTGACCGTGCTCTCCCCGCTCCCCTCCGGCGACGCCGGCCAGGCCGCCGAGCGGGCCACCGTGCTGAGCGAGTCCGTCGCGCTGGTCCGCGACCTGGTCAACACCCCGCCGTCCGACCTGTGGCCGGCCAGGTTCGCCGAGATCGCCGAGCAGACCGGCGGCGAGGCCGGACTGTCGGTCGAGGTGCTCGACGACAAGCGGCTCAAGGACGGCGGCTACGGCGGCCTCGTCGGCGTCGGCCAGGGCTCGGTCAACCCGCCGCGCCTGGTCCGCCTGTCCTACACCCACCCCGACGCCACCAAGACGCTGGCGTTCGTGGGCAAGGGCATCACGTTCGACTCCGGCGGCCTGTCGCTCAAGCCGTCCGCCTCGATGGACTGGATGAAGTCCGACATGGGCGGCGCCGGCGCGGTCTTCGGCGCCCTGGTCGGCATCGCCCGGCTCGGCCTGCCGGTCAACGTCGTCGGCTACCTCTGCCTGGCCGAGAACCTGCCGAGCGGCACCGCCCAGCGCCCTTCCGACGTCATCCACAGCTACAGCGGCAAGACCGTCGAGGTGCTCGATACCGACGCCGAGGGCCGCCTGGTGCTCATGGACGGCATCGCGCGCGCCGCCGAGGACGGCCCCGACCTCATCGTCGACGTGGCCACCCTGACCGGCGCGCAGATCGTCGCCCTCGGCTGGCGCACCGCCGGCGTCATGGCCAACGACGACGCGATCCGCGAGCTCGTGGTCGACGTGGCCACGCAGGCCGGTGAGGGCGCGTGGGGCATGCCGCTGCCCGAGGAGCTGCGCAAGGGTCTCGACTCGCCGATCGCCGACATCGCCAACCTCCAGCCCGAGCGCTGGGGCAGCATGCTGGCCGCCGGCATCTTCCTCAAGGAGTTCGTGCCCGACGGGGTGCGCTGGGCGCACATCGACATGGCCGGACCCGCCTTCAACAAGAGCGAGCCCCACGGCTACACCCCCAAGGGCGGCACGGGCGCCATCACCCGTACCCTCATCGGACTGGCCGAGCGGCACGCGAGCATCTGA
- a CDS encoding DoxX family protein, with protein sequence MTRLEDGMVPFIALTGGFVVARLLGLVGVDALDGWQPALRAALALMFVVTGVPHFLPSWRRDFVAMIPPAFPQPALLVTVTGVLELAGAAGLLLPPVAPFAAIGLALLMVAMFPANVSAARRGLTLAGRPVTSLPARTALQVLFVAAAVAAAA encoded by the coding sequence GTGACAAGATTGGAGGACGGGATGGTTCCGTTCATCGCCCTGACCGGGGGCTTCGTCGTCGCGCGGTTGCTCGGCCTGGTCGGCGTCGACGCGCTCGACGGCTGGCAGCCCGCACTGCGGGCGGCGCTCGCGCTGATGTTCGTCGTCACCGGCGTGCCGCACTTCCTGCCCTCATGGCGCCGCGACTTCGTCGCGATGATCCCCCCGGCGTTCCCGCAGCCGGCCCTGCTGGTCACCGTCACCGGGGTGCTGGAACTGGCCGGCGCGGCAGGACTGCTGCTCCCGCCCGTGGCGCCCTTCGCGGCGATCGGGCTCGCGCTGCTGATGGTCGCCATGTTCCCGGCCAACGTCTCGGCGGCCCGGCGAGGCCTCACCCTGGCCGGCAGGCCGGTGACCTCGCTGCCCGCCCGCACCGCCCTGCAGGTGCTCTTCGTCGCCGCGGCCGTCGCCGCGGCCGCGTAG
- a CDS encoding DUF1648 domain-containing protein, producing the protein MTPRHAGPIVGLAVTAVLVALPLTLHDRLPDPMATHWAPGSVPDGSMAFPVAVAMQVAVWAVLWLALVAVALRGLESRVSRVTWWGLLAGLSVFTVGMGVTTLLANLDAPTWREAVLGGWSVPAVIAAGVAAGLAGGYLGRGAPDLPAPPHAEPPTLRLRAGERVVWVSRVSNPWLVMLSVGSAALLAVLLVLRMSGLVSGVAAGSALPGAVVVLVLGLLTSSVTARITADGLVLGFGPFGWPLRRIALSRIDRAWAQTRRPVDVGGWGVRGVPGSATIMLRGGECLVIGYREGGTLAVSIDDAERGAALLNALIAERATT; encoded by the coding sequence ATGACCCCCAGACACGCAGGCCCGATCGTGGGCCTGGCCGTCACCGCCGTCCTCGTGGCGTTGCCCCTGACCCTTCACGACCGGCTGCCCGACCCGATGGCGACGCACTGGGCACCGGGGAGCGTGCCCGACGGGTCGATGGCGTTCCCCGTGGCCGTGGCGATGCAGGTGGCGGTGTGGGCCGTGCTCTGGCTGGCGCTCGTCGCCGTCGCGCTGCGCGGCCTGGAGAGCAGGGTGTCGCGCGTCACCTGGTGGGGCCTGCTCGCCGGCTTGAGCGTGTTCACGGTCGGCATGGGCGTCACGACCCTGCTGGCCAACCTCGACGCGCCGACCTGGCGTGAGGCCGTCCTCGGCGGCTGGAGTGTGCCGGCCGTGATCGCCGCGGGCGTGGCGGCGGGGCTGGCCGGTGGTTACCTCGGCCGGGGCGCCCCCGACCTGCCGGCGCCTCCGCACGCCGAGCCGCCGACCCTGCGCCTGCGCGCCGGCGAGCGGGTCGTGTGGGTGAGCCGCGTCAGCAACCCGTGGCTCGTGATGCTCTCCGTGGGGTCGGCCGCCCTGCTGGCCGTCCTGCTGGTGCTCCGGATGTCCGGCCTGGTCAGCGGAGTCGCCGCCGGGAGCGCGCTCCCGGGCGCCGTGGTCGTCCTGGTGCTCGGACTGCTCACCTCCTCGGTGACGGCCAGGATCACCGCCGACGGGCTCGTGCTGGGATTCGGGCCGTTCGGGTGGCCGCTGCGCCGGATCGCCCTGTCCCGCATCGACCGAGCCTGGGCGCAGACGCGCCGGCCCGTCGACGTCGGAGGCTGGGGGGTGCGCGGCGTGCCCGGAAGCGCCACGATCATGCTGCGCGGCGGCGAATGCCTCGTCATCGGCTACCGCGAGGGCGGCACCCTGGCCGTCAGCATCGACGACGCCGAGCGCGGCGCGGCCCTGCTCAACGCCCTCATCGCCGAACGCGCCACCACCTGA
- a CDS encoding TIGR01777 family oxidoreductase gives MIVVTGASGLLGGALVRRLRDRGEQVVTLVRRAPRGPDERFWQPAEGVLDPQALDGARGVVHLAGAPIAERRWSEAYKRELVGSRVDSTRTLVGALRELPRRPEVLVSASGVDFYGDTGDRVVDEGAGKGRGFLADLCGRWEGEAREAETLGMRTAQLRTGLVLSGQGGSLGRMLPLFRMGLGAPLGTGRQYWSWISEDDWVGATLHVLERPELSGPVNLTSPSPVTNAEFTRTLGKVLRKGTLPMPVPGFALGLGLGEFARALLAGHRVLPRKLEDSGYGFAHTDLDTALRAVL, from the coding sequence ATGATCGTCGTGACGGGGGCGTCCGGCCTGCTGGGCGGGGCGCTGGTGCGGAGGCTGCGGGACCGGGGCGAGCAGGTGGTGACGCTGGTGCGGCGGGCGCCGCGGGGCCCCGACGAGCGATTCTGGCAGCCCGCCGAGGGTGTGCTGGACCCGCAGGCCCTCGACGGCGCCCGCGGCGTGGTGCACCTGGCCGGGGCGCCCATCGCCGAACGACGCTGGAGCGAGGCGTACAAGCGGGAGCTCGTCGGCAGCCGGGTGGACAGCACCCGGACGCTGGTCGGCGCGCTGCGCGAGCTGCCGCGGCGCCCCGAGGTGCTGGTGTCGGCCTCCGGCGTGGACTTCTACGGCGACACCGGCGACCGGGTGGTCGACGAGGGCGCCGGCAAGGGCCGGGGGTTCCTGGCCGACCTGTGCGGGCGCTGGGAGGGCGAGGCCCGCGAGGCGGAGACGCTCGGCATGCGCACCGCGCAACTCCGCACCGGCCTGGTGCTGAGCGGCCAGGGCGGCTCGCTCGGGCGGATGCTGCCGCTGTTCCGGATGGGGCTGGGCGCGCCGCTGGGAACGGGCAGGCAGTACTGGTCGTGGATCTCCGAGGACGACTGGGTCGGCGCGACGTTGCACGTCCTGGAACGTCCCGAGCTGTCCGGCCCGGTGAACCTCACCTCTCCATCCCCCGTGACCAACGCCGAGTTCACCAGGACGCTCGGCAAGGTGCTGCGCAAGGGCACCCTGCCGATGCCGGTCCCGGGGTTCGCGCTGGGGCTCGGACTCGGCGAGTTCGCCCGGGCGCTGCTGGCCGGCCACCGGGTGCTGCCGCGCAAGCTGGAGGACAGCGGGTACGGCTTCGCCCATACCGATCTCGACACGGCGTTGCGGGCCGTACTCTAG
- the lpdA gene encoding dihydrolipoyl dehydrogenase: MAYDIVVLGGGSGGYACALRAAELGKSVALIEKDKIGGTCLHRGCIPTKALLHSAEVADETRESEAFGVKARFDGIDVAGVHAFKDKIVNRAWKGVQGLLKGAGVTIVEGEGRLVGERAIQVGSEVYEGAAVVLATGSAPRSLPGLEIDGERVITSEHTLTMDRVPASVIVLGGGVIGVELASVYRSFGAEVTIVEALPHLLPLEEESSSKLLERAFRRRGIKYELGVFFESVKTTDTGVVVTLANGKTLDAELLLVAVGRGAVSAGLGFEEAGITIERGAVVVDEHCQTSVPGVYAIGDLIPTLQLAHAGFAEGIMVAEHIAGLNPPPIDYAGVPRITYSDPEVASVGLTSAQAAERGIEIVEQVYDLAGNPKSQILGTAGAVKVIAQKDGPVVGVHMVGRRIGELVTEGQLIYNWEALPAEVAQLIHAHPTQSEAVGEAMLALAGKPLHVHN; the protein is encoded by the coding sequence GTGGCCTACGACATCGTCGTCCTAGGTGGCGGCAGCGGCGGCTATGCCTGCGCGCTGCGGGCGGCCGAGCTCGGCAAGTCCGTCGCCCTGATCGAGAAAGACAAGATCGGCGGCACCTGCCTCCACCGGGGATGCATCCCCACCAAGGCTCTGCTGCACTCCGCCGAGGTCGCCGACGAGACCCGCGAGAGCGAGGCGTTCGGCGTCAAGGCACGTTTCGACGGCATCGACGTCGCCGGCGTCCACGCGTTCAAGGACAAGATCGTCAACCGCGCCTGGAAGGGCGTGCAGGGCCTGCTCAAGGGCGCGGGCGTGACGATCGTCGAGGGCGAGGGCCGCCTCGTCGGGGAGCGCGCGATCCAGGTCGGCTCCGAGGTCTACGAGGGCGCCGCCGTCGTGCTGGCCACCGGCTCGGCCCCCAGGTCGCTGCCCGGCCTGGAGATCGACGGCGAGCGCGTCATCACCAGCGAGCACACCCTGACCATGGACCGCGTGCCGGCCTCCGTGATCGTGCTGGGCGGCGGCGTGATCGGCGTCGAGCTGGCCAGCGTCTACCGCTCGTTCGGCGCCGAGGTGACGATCGTCGAGGCGCTGCCGCACCTGCTGCCGCTGGAGGAGGAGTCGAGCTCCAAGCTGCTGGAGCGCGCCTTCCGCCGCCGCGGGATCAAGTACGAGCTGGGCGTCTTCTTCGAGAGCGTCAAGACCACCGACACCGGCGTGGTGGTCACCCTGGCCAACGGCAAGACCCTCGACGCAGAGTTGCTGCTGGTCGCGGTCGGCCGCGGCGCCGTCTCGGCGGGCCTGGGCTTCGAGGAGGCCGGCATCACGATCGAGCGTGGCGCCGTCGTCGTCGACGAGCACTGCCAGACCTCGGTCCCCGGCGTCTACGCCATCGGCGACCTCATTCCCACGCTGCAGCTCGCCCACGCCGGCTTCGCCGAGGGCATCATGGTGGCCGAGCACATCGCCGGGCTCAACCCGCCGCCCATCGACTACGCGGGCGTGCCGCGCATCACCTACTCCGACCCCGAGGTCGCCTCGGTCGGCCTGACCTCCGCGCAGGCCGCCGAGCGGGGCATCGAGATCGTCGAGCAGGTCTACGACCTCGCCGGCAACCCCAAGAGCCAGATCCTCGGCACCGCCGGTGCGGTCAAGGTCATCGCCCAGAAGGACGGGCCCGTCGTCGGCGTCCACATGGTGGGCCGCCGCATCGGCGAGCTGGTGACCGAGGGGCAGCTGATCTACAACTGGGAGGCCCTGCCCGCAGAGGTCGCCCAGCTCATCCACGCACACCCGACCCAGTCCGAGGCCGTCGGTGAGGCCATGCTGGCGCTGGCCGGCAAGCCGCTGCACGTACACAACTAG
- the sucB gene encoding 2-oxoglutarate dehydrogenase, E2 component, dihydrolipoamide succinyltransferase, translating to MPVSVQMPQLGESVTEGTVTRWLKKEGERVEADEPLLEVSTDKVDTEIPSPSAGVITKIVVAEDETVEVGAELAIIDENGQAGAAAPAREEAPAPAAQPEPEPAPASSIPQPAPAQQAPAPQAPPAPAPAPAPAPAPQAQAPAPAPQAPVAEPASAPSGESPYVTPLVRKLANEHGVDLESINGTGVGGRIRKQDVLEAAKAERDKATAAQAPAAQPAAAPAAAAQAAPAAQAPAAAPEPVEVDTTLRGRTEKMTRLRQTVSKRMVESLQTAAQLTTVVEVDVTKVARLRDQAKGEFLRREGVKLSFMPFFELATIEALKQHPKLNATINNETMEVTYFDVEHLGIAVDTERGLIVPVLKNAGDLNLAGLARKTADLAERTRANKVTPDEITGGTFTLTNTGSRGALFDTPILNQPQVGMLGTGAVVKRPVVVDTPEGEVIAVRSMVYLALTYDHRLVDGADAARFLTTIKRRLEEGRFEAQLGLA from the coding sequence ATGCCGGTCTCCGTACAGATGCCCCAGCTCGGCGAGAGCGTCACCGAGGGCACGGTAACCCGTTGGCTGAAGAAGGAGGGCGAGCGCGTCGAGGCCGACGAGCCGCTCCTCGAAGTCTCGACCGACAAGGTCGACACCGAGATCCCGTCGCCCTCGGCGGGCGTGATCACCAAGATCGTCGTCGCTGAGGACGAGACGGTCGAGGTCGGCGCCGAGCTTGCGATCATCGACGAGAACGGCCAGGCGGGCGCCGCCGCTCCCGCGCGGGAGGAGGCTCCCGCCCCCGCCGCGCAGCCCGAGCCGGAGCCCGCCCCGGCCTCCTCGATCCCGCAGCCGGCGCCCGCCCAGCAGGCCCCGGCCCCGCAGGCTCCTCCGGCTCCGGCTCCCGCGCCCGCTCCGGCCCCCGCGCCGCAGGCTCAGGCGCCCGCTCCGGCTCCGCAGGCGCCCGTCGCCGAGCCCGCGTCCGCGCCGTCGGGTGAGAGCCCCTACGTGACGCCGCTGGTGCGCAAGCTCGCCAACGAGCACGGCGTCGACCTGGAGTCGATCAACGGCACCGGCGTCGGCGGCCGCATCCGCAAGCAGGACGTGCTGGAGGCCGCCAAGGCGGAGCGCGACAAGGCCACCGCGGCCCAGGCCCCGGCCGCCCAGCCCGCCGCCGCTCCGGCCGCCGCCGCCCAGGCCGCGCCCGCCGCCCAGGCTCCGGCCGCCGCGCCCGAGCCGGTCGAGGTCGACACCACGCTGCGCGGCCGTACCGAGAAGATGACGCGCCTGCGGCAGACCGTCTCCAAGCGGATGGTGGAGTCGCTGCAGACCGCGGCGCAGCTCACCACGGTCGTCGAGGTCGACGTCACCAAGGTGGCGCGCCTGCGTGACCAGGCCAAGGGCGAGTTCCTGCGCCGCGAGGGCGTCAAGCTGTCGTTCATGCCGTTCTTCGAGCTGGCGACGATCGAGGCGCTCAAGCAGCACCCCAAGCTCAACGCCACGATCAACAACGAGACCATGGAGGTCACCTACTTCGATGTCGAGCACCTCGGCATCGCAGTGGACACCGAGCGCGGCCTGATCGTCCCGGTCCTCAAGAACGCCGGCGACCTCAACCTGGCCGGGCTCGCCCGCAAGACCGCCGACCTGGCCGAGCGCACCCGTGCCAACAAGGTGACGCCCGACGAGATCACCGGCGGCACGTTCACGCTGACCAACACCGGCAGCCGCGGCGCCCTGTTCGACACGCCGATCCTCAACCAGCCGCAGGTCGGCATGCTGGGCACCGGCGCCGTCGTCAAGCGTCCCGTGGTGGTCGACACGCCGGAGGGCGAGGTCATCGCGGTCCGCTCGATGGTCTACCTGGCGCTGACCTACGACCACCGCCTGGTGGACGGCGCCGACGCGGCCCGCTTCCTGACGACGATCAAGCGTCGTCTCGAGGAAGGCCGCTTCGAGGCGCAGCTCGGTCTCGCCTGA